A single region of the Lotus japonicus ecotype B-129 chromosome 4, LjGifu_v1.2 genome encodes:
- the LOC130711166 gene encoding filament-like plant protein 3 — protein MDRRSWLWRRKSSEKSPGETESSGSMSSLSERFSDDQTVYSAQATQSPEVTSKAALNEEEVTDVKILTDKLAAALLNISAKEDLVNQHSKVAEEAVSGWEKAENEVVSLKQQLDASRQKNSILEDRVSHLDGALKECMRQLRQARESLDQKFHEAAANNSHDWESKRSELEGKVAELEAQLQASKADASAASIRSDLHQKLEAVEKENLGLKLELQSRLEELEFRIVERDLSAQAAETASKQHLESVKKVAKLEAECRRLKATSRKTFSVNDHRSLTVSSAYVESFTDSMSDSREMDECEPSHSDSWELDQFKNEKASGKFHMAPSTEINLMDDFLEMERLASLPDSGSGSRFVGEGAASDQSNVGQDTMKAEVEAMVQKNAELEKKLENMEADKLEMEMIFSECQMQLETSENQIRAAELKVAELQTQLSLANKSNQELYEELKETKTNREMVESKLKLTQTDVEELISQIHSFEEEIQKERALSSENLIKRRMLEDDLEKERTLSAENSIKSRKLEDELSRMKHEAQVQQETNTLLKEGVDQDLKLKQEKEFALASSKFAECQKTIASLGKQLKSLATLEDFLLDSDKPMELTCEATLQGPQNGGEQLKSHNNSDLGLPKRVSEPPISQLKSRNGFGKLVPRSKSVSRGGTH, from the exons ATGGACCGAAGGAGTTGGCTATGGCGGAGGAAATCATCTGAGAAAAGTCCCGGTGAGACGGAGAGTTCTGGATCAATGTCATCTCTCTCAGAAAGATTCTCTGATGATCAAACG GTATATTCAGCTCAAGCTACTCAATCACCGGAAGTCACGTCTAAGGCTGCATTAAATGAAGAAGAAGTTACTGATGTTAAGATTCTTACAGACAAATTAGCTGCTGCTCTGCTAAATATTAGTGCCAAAGAAGACTTGGTAAATCAGCATTCTAAAGTCGCTGAAGAAGCTGTCTCAG GCTGGGAGAAGGCTGAAAATGAAGTGGTGTCTTTAAAACAACAACTTGATGCTTCAAGGCAGAAGAACTCAATTCTTGAAGACCGAGTTAGTCATCTTGATGGGGCACTCAAAGAGTGTATGAGGCAGCTTCGGCAAGCTAGAGAATCGCTAGACCAAAAGTTCCATGAAGCTGCTGCAAACAATTCTCATGACTGGGAATCCAAAAGATCTGAGCTTGAGGGCAAAGTTGCTGAGCTTGAGGCTCAACTTCAAGCATCAAAAGCAGATGCTTCTGCTGCATCAATTCGTTCTGATCTTCACCAGAAACTCGAGGCTGTGGAGAAAGAGAATTTGGGTCTGAAACTCGAGCTGCAATCGCGACTTGAGGAACTAGAGTTCAGGATTGTTGAAAGGGATTTGAGTGCCCAAGCTGCTGAAACGGCTAGCAAGCAGCATTTGGAGAGTGTCAAGAAGGTTGCTAAGCTTGAAGCTGAGTGCAGAAGACTGAAAGCAACGTCTCGTAAAACATTTTCTGTTAATGATCACAGGTCTTTGACTGTGTCTTCAGCTTATGTTGAGTCCTTCACAGATAGCATGTCAGATAGTAGAGAGATGGATGAATGCGAACCAAGCCATTCGGATTCATGGGAACTTGATCAATTTAAGAATGAAAAGGCTAGTGGAAAATTTCATATGGCCCCTTCAACCGAGATCAATCTCATGGATGATTTCCTTGAGATGGAAAGGCTTGCTTCATTGCCGGATTCAGGAAGTGGAAGCCGTTTTGTTGGGGAAGGAGCAGCATCAGATCAATCTAATGTTGGTCAAGATACAATGAAAGCTGAAGTGGAAGCTATGGTTCAGAAGAATGCTGAATTGGAGAAGAAGCTGGAGAACATGGAAGCAGATAAACTCGAGATGGAGATGATTTTTTCTGAGTGCCAAATGCAGCTTGAGACATCAGAGAATCAGATCAGGGCAGCAGAGTTGAAGGTAGCAGAGCTTCAAACTCAGTTATCTCTTGCAAACAAATCAAATCAAGAGCTatatgaagaacttaaagaaaCAAAAACGAATAGGGAGATGGTTgagtcaaaactcaaacttactCAAACTGATGTAGAAGAATTGATTTCACAAATCCATTCATTTGAGGAAGAGATTCAGAAGGAGCGAGCTTTATCTTCTGAGAATTTGATCAAGAGAAGGATGTTGGAGGATGATCTTGAGAAGGAAAGAACTTTGTCTGCTGAGAATTCGATCAAGAGCAGGAAGTTGGAGGACGAGCTTTCAAGAATGAAACATGAAGCTCAAGTTCAGCAAGAAACCAATACATTGTTAAAGGAAGGTGTTGATCAAGATTTGAAGTTAAAACAG GAGAAGGAATTTGCATTGGCTTCTAGTAAATTTGCGGAGTGCCAGAAAACCATTGCATCTCTTGGAAAGCAGTTAAAGTCCCTTGCAACCTTGGAAGACTTTCTACTTGATTCAGACAAGCCTATGGAGTTAACTTGTGAAGCTACACTGCAGGGTCCTCAAAATGGTGGTGAACAATTGAAATCACATAATAATAGTGATTTGGGTTTGCCGAAAAGAGTTTCTGAACCCCCCATTTCTCAATTGAAAAGTCGTAACGGTTTTGGTAAGCTCGTCCCTAGAAGCAAGAGTGTAAGCAGGGGAGGCACTCACTGA